The genomic segment AACTAGCACTGCCGAGCCCTCACAAAGAAGCGACGGTCACCGTCGTTAATTGGTTTACGGCAACGGAACAGAAAACTTTGACGGAAAAGCGGCTGAGCGCTGCGGTGTAAACCAGAGGGGGCGTCACACGCCGCCCGACACGGACGGCGTGGCTGCCGGTGGCGCCCCGTGCCGCGCCTTGGCTGGCGGGCCGGGCGGACCGCGCTGGCAGAGCGGCCGGTTCGCCGCCGGATGCGTACAGCTCAGACGGCGAGCGCGGCAAGGCTTTCGCGGGCGCGGGCGTCGGCGAATTTCTTTGTCTTACCTGCGCGCGAAGGCGGCTGGCACAGCCCGCAGACGAAGTTGTGCTGCGGATCGTGAGCGTGCGCGACAAAATGCCCACGACAACGGCAGCAGGAGGTCATCTGCAACATCCCGGAATCGAAGAAGCGCACCAGCGTCCACGCGCGCGTGAGGCTGAGCACGGGCTCGTCGTCGTGCAGGCTGACATGCTCAAGATAGAGCCGGTAGCTTTTGACGATCGACTGGATCGTCTTGCAGCCGCCGTGGTCCGCCATGAAACGGTAGATGTTGTAGAACAGCGATGAGTGAAAGTTCGGCTGCCAGGTCATGAACCAGTCAGTCGAAAACGGCAGCATGCCCTTGGGCGGCGACACCCCTTTCAGTTCCTTGTACAGCTTGATGAGCCGGTCGCGGGACAGACTGGTTTCCGCTTCCAGCAATTGCAGACGCGCGCCAAGCTCGATCAGCTCAATGGCTAGCGTGATTTCCTTGACTTCGAGAACAACACTTTTGTAGGCCATCAGCCGAGTTGCTCGACGGGTTGGCCGGCCATCAGGATCGCGGAATGCGCCTGAGCCACGGCCGCCGATTTGCCTTTGTCGGCCAGCGCGGACAGCACCGCGTGGTCGTCGAAACGGAAACGGCACAGCACCTGATTGGACGCCGCCAGCTTCACGGTCTGCGCCAACGACAGATTGGCGAGCACATCGGCTAGCTGGTCCGAAATCCCCATGCGAAACATGCCCATAGGCTTGTCTTCGCGCAGCAGACGCTGCGCAAGCAGGAGATAAGACAGGTTGACTTCTCTGATCTCACTGAGCATATCGCTATTCGCGCTCATGATTCCCCCGGGGTGTGTCTGGCTGGTTAATGCCGTGTAAGGAAACGTTTGCCTGAGCGCGCGCACTTCATCCGCACGAATCGGCTCGTTTCTGTGTTGCCAACATTGTGTCTAAATGTAACTGCGACGAAAATCGGACAGACACCCAGCCTGTTTGACGGATAAATCCGTCATTCGTGTAGGAATTTTTCCTACAAAGACGAGCCTGAGGGGATGCAAATTCGGAAGAGGTAGCGCGCAGCGGGTGATTCACGATGCGCTTTGGGTGCCTGGTTCGGCTAGAAGTGAACCAGTTGGTGAGTTTCGATAACTCGCGACCCGCACCTTGCAGAGGTGAAAAAGAATTATAAAAGCTTTTCACTCTGCTGCAATGAAGCCCCTTTAGGCGTCATGCTCGGTCTACCAGGCCCGGCGATTGCTGGGGCTCTGCACGGTTATCAGCGTTTGTTTATCTGCGAAATGATCGCTCCCGATTATCGGGACGGCCTCCCAGATGAGCTGTAACCGACCATGTTTCGCGCTGTAACAACGTTAAGCGTTTGAAAAATAACTCGAATTGGCGCGGCCGATCCCGATAATGAAGCTAAGGGATTACCCGATGCAGGATTCGGAGCACCCCCGGGCGGCGGCTTACCGCGCCCAACCGTCCGTTAGGCATTCGCTCCTCCGCTCTAGTCGAGCGCGTCCCGCGATGCCGTTTGAATTGGAGAAAACGCATGCGAATCGCACAAATTGCGCCCCTGTATGAAGCCGTCCCGCCGAAACTCTATGGTGGCACCGAACGCGTCGTGTCGTATCTGACCGAGGCGCTAGTCGATCTCGGCCATGATGTCACGCTGTTTGCCAGCGGCGACTCGGTTACGTCCGCGAATCTCGACGCTTGCTGGCCGCGTGCGCTGCGTCTCGATCCGACGATCCGCGACGCATTGGCGCCGCACGTCCTGATGATGGAAAAGGTGCGCAAGGTCGCGCATGAATTCGACGTGCTGCATTTTCACCTCGACTACATGCCGTTCCCGCTGTTCACGACGATGGACACGCCGTTCGTGACGACGCTGCACGGCCGTCTCGATCTGCCGGAATTGCAACCGGTGTTCGATGCGTTTTCAAACGTTCCGGTGGTGTCGATTTCGGATTCGCAACGTTTGCCGTTGCCGCAGGCGAACTGGCTCAACACGATCTATCACGGTCTGCCGGAGCAGTTGCTGACGCCGCAAACGCACAAGAAACCGGAATATCTGGCTTTCCTCGGCCGCATTTGCCCCGAAAAGCGCGTCGATACAGCTATCAAGATCGCTGCACAAAGCGGTTTGCCGCTGAAGATCGCCGCCAAGGTGGACAAGGTCGACCAGGAATATTTCAAACGCGAAATCGAACCGCTGCTGTCGATGGCGCACGTGGAGTTCGTCGGCGAGATCAACGAAGCGCAGAAGCCCGAGTTCCTGTCGGGTGCGAAGGCGCTGCTGTTCCCGATCGACTGGTCGGAGCCGTTTGGCCTCGTGATGATCGAGTCGATGGCTTGCGGCACGCCGGTTATCGCGTTCAACCGCGGTTCGGTGCCGGAAGTGATCGACCACGGCGTGACGGGCTACATCGTCGAAGATGTGCAAGGTGCGGTCGCCGCGCTGCAACGTCTGGATGAACTGTCGCGCACCGAAATTCGCGCGCAATTCGAACGCCGCTTCAGCTCGAAGACGATGGCGCAAAACTATGTCGATGGTTATTCGGCGTTGATTGAAGCAACGCGCCGCCCGGTATTGCGCCAGGTTGCCGTCGGCTAACAAGACGGAATAAAGCGGTTGATGCCTTTTTGCGATCAACCGCTTTAAGCAGTTAGCTGCCGCATACACCGCGCATTCCGATTTTGCGATGAATGAGATGTTAGCTGACAAGTGAATCGTTTGCGCAAGCAGGAAATCAGACTTGTCTGCCGGTTTCTGTAGAAAAAGCCGCCTCATAGGGCGGCTTTTTTATTGATGGGATGGATGCACTGCGATCATCGATTAGCGCATCGCGAATAAGACAAACCTTCAATTCGCTTTCGCGAAAGTTGATAGCCGAATCAAGCTGCACCAATCAGAAAGCGTTCGCGATTCTTACCGGCAATCCACTTGGGTGGCTTACCGCGCCCGCTCCACGTATTTCCCGATTTGGGATCCTGGTATTTTGCCGGCAGCGGAGCCTTCTTGGGCGGGCGTCCGCGCTTGGCCGCGACTGCAAAACCGAGGTCTTGTGCAGTTAGACCGTATTCAGCGATCTTTTGGCGGATGTCGGCGACTACATTGTCAATTTCAGTACGCCGTGCATCTTCTGCTTGTGCCTGCAATTTGGCGATCTGCGCCTTGAGGTCTGCATATTGAGACATTCGGTTCTCCCCTTTTTAGAACTGATTCGATCGCAGACTAACTGCAATTATAAAAATTCGCAATGGACAATAATACCGATTTAGCGAGATATCCTCTGATAATTATTAAGCCGCGCTGAATCGTAAAGCAGCGTTTTATCTCGAAATAATCGGTAAAGCGCACTCCGCATTGACAATTCTTGACACTGGATTTCCCGGACTTTCCCTAGAATGCGCGCTCAAGACATGCACCACTGTTGCGCTGTGCGTGTTTCCAGAAGCAACACTTTTTAGGAATACCAATCATGCCGTTGTCAAAACGTCTGGTCGCTGAACTATTCGGTACTTTCTGGCTGGTGCTCGGAGGCTGCGGTAGCGCCGTGCTCGCCGCCAATTTCGCGGGTCCGGTTCACGGTCTCGGCATCGGCTTCGTGGGCGTGTCGCTCGCGTTCGGCCTGACCGTGCTGACCATGGCTTTCGCGATCGGCCACATTTCGGGCTGTCACCTGAATCCGGCGGTGAGCGTCGGCCTGACCGTCGCTGGCCGCTTCCCGGCTCGCGACCTGCCGCCGTACATCGTGGCGCAGGTAGTCGGTGCAGTACTGGGCGCGTTCGTGCTGTCGGTCATCGCGTCGGGCCAGCCGGGCTTCGATCTCGTGACGAGCGGCTTTGCCAGCAACGGTTACGGCGATCGCTCGCCGGGCCACTACTCGCTCGCCGCCGCGTTTGTTTGCGAAGTGGTGATGACCGGCTTCTTCCTGTTCGTCATTCTCGGCGCGACCGACAAGCGCGCGCCGGCCGGTTTCGCGCCGATCGCCATCGGGCTGTGCCTGACCTT from the Paraburkholderia fungorum genome contains:
- the flhC gene encoding flagellar transcriptional regulator FlhC, whose product is MAYKSVVLEVKEITLAIELIELGARLQLLEAETSLSRDRLIKLYKELKGVSPPKGMLPFSTDWFMTWQPNFHSSLFYNIYRFMADHGGCKTIQSIVKSYRLYLEHVSLHDDEPVLSLTRAWTLVRFFDSGMLQMTSCCRCRGHFVAHAHDPQHNFVCGLCQPPSRAGKTKKFADARARESLAALAV
- the flhD gene encoding flagellar transcriptional regulator FlhD produces the protein MSANSDMLSEIREVNLSYLLLAQRLLREDKPMGMFRMGISDQLADVLANLSLAQTVKLAASNQVLCRFRFDDHAVLSALADKGKSAAVAQAHSAILMAGQPVEQLG
- a CDS encoding glycosyltransferase family 4 protein — protein: MRIAQIAPLYEAVPPKLYGGTERVVSYLTEALVDLGHDVTLFASGDSVTSANLDACWPRALRLDPTIRDALAPHVLMMEKVRKVAHEFDVLHFHLDYMPFPLFTTMDTPFVTTLHGRLDLPELQPVFDAFSNVPVVSISDSQRLPLPQANWLNTIYHGLPEQLLTPQTHKKPEYLAFLGRICPEKRVDTAIKIAAQSGLPLKIAAKVDKVDQEYFKREIEPLLSMAHVEFVGEINEAQKPEFLSGAKALLFPIDWSEPFGLVMIESMACGTPVIAFNRGSVPEVIDHGVTGYIVEDVQGAVAALQRLDELSRTEIRAQFERRFSSKTMAQNYVDGYSALIEATRRPVLRQVAVG
- a CDS encoding H-NS histone family protein, with the protein product MSQYADLKAQIAKLQAQAEDARRTEIDNVVADIRQKIAEYGLTAQDLGFAVAAKRGRPPKKAPLPAKYQDPKSGNTWSGRGKPPKWIAGKNRERFLIGAA
- the aqpZ gene encoding aquaporin Z, which encodes MPLSKRLVAELFGTFWLVLGGCGSAVLAANFAGPVHGLGIGFVGVSLAFGLTVLTMAFAIGHISGCHLNPAVSVGLTVAGRFPARDLPPYIVAQVVGAVLGAFVLSVIASGQPGFDLVTSGFASNGYGDRSPGHYSLAAAFVCEVVMTGFFLFVILGATDKRAPAGFAPIAIGLCLTLIHLISIPVTNTSVNPARSTGPALFVGGAAVDQLWLFWVAPIIGAVIAGVLYPLIAESRSGNSQKLALD